The sequence below is a genomic window from Entelurus aequoreus isolate RoL-2023_Sb linkage group LG15, RoL_Eaeq_v1.1, whole genome shotgun sequence.
ACAGTTTTTAAAAGTTGCCAGTGAtgaatgcttatttagtgaaactaaACAAATGTAGAACTGCATTACAATTAAAGACGCATCAATTATCTATTTTGAATCCAATCATAGCTCCTGAATAGTAATcgcaatcgaatcgtgaggtgcccaaagattctcacctctagtaggattaaataagatttgcttCCTCCGACTccacaaaactaaactaaaactgaactggctgcaaagtaaacaaaaacatgaatgctggacgacagaaaagacttacagcgtgtggagcagcagacggcgtccacaaagtacatgcgtacatgacatgacaatcaacaacaaaataggagcgcaagacaagaagtaaaacactacacaggaaaacaccaagaaccttcaaataagtcagggtgcgaTGTGACACTacattgagacaagagctatagtgatgcatgcttggttgctttaaagtcatagccaacaattgtgagaactactttttactgtcaatgtcagctgctgagtttcatttttttatgttttctgctggtggtgtgcctcgggagttgttcaatgaaaaaaatgtgcctatgGCTCTGAAAAGATTGGAAAAATACTGACTTAATACATTAAAACACGCTTCAGGACCGCTGATAGTTGAACAATAGTGATGGTGACAAGTCCAATAGTGATGGTGACAAGTAAGTCCAATAGTGATGGTGACAAGTCCAATAGTGATGGTGACAAGTAAGTCCAATAGTGTCGGTGACAAGTAAGTCCAATAGTGTCAGTGACAAGTAAGTCCAATAGTGTCGGTGACAAGTCCGATAGTGATGGTGACAAGTAAGTCCAATAGTGATGGTGACAAGTCCAATAGTGATGGTGACAAGTCTAATAGTGATGGTGACAAGTCCAATAGTGATGGTGACAAGTAAGTCCAATAGTGATGGTGACAAGTAAGTCCAATAGTGTTGGTGACAAGTAAGTCCAATAGTGTCGGTGACAAGTCCAATAGTGATGGTGACAAGTCAGATAGTGATGGGGACAAGTCAGATAGTGATGGTGACAAGTAAGTCCAATAGTGTCGGTGACAAGTCCAATAGTGATGGTGACAAGTCAGATAGTGATGGTGACAAGTCAGATAGTGATGGTGACAAGTAAGTCCAATAGTGATGGTGACAAGTAAGTCCAATAGTGTTGGTGACAAGTAAGTCCAATAGTGATGGTGACAAGTAAGTCCAATAGTGTCGGTGACAAGTAAGTCCAATAGTGTCGGTGACAAGTCCAATAGTGATGGTGACAAGTCAGATAGTGATGGTGACAAGTCCAATAGTGATGGTGACAAGTAAGTCCAAAAGTGATGGTGACAAGTAAGTCCAATAGTGTTGGTGACAAGTAAGTCCAATAGTGATGGTGACAAGTAAGTCCAATAGTGTCGGTGACAAGTCCGATAGTGATGGTGACAAGTCCGATAGTGATGGTGACAAGTCCGATAGTGATGGTGACAAGTCCAATAGTGATGGTGATAAGTCTAATAGTGATGGTGACAAGTCTAAAAGTGATGGTGACAAGTCTAAAAGTGATGGTGACAAGTCTAATAGTGATGGTGACAAGTCTAATAGTGATGGTGACAAGTCTAATAGTGATGGTGACAAGTCTAATAGTGATGGTGACAAGTCTAATAGTGATGGTGACAAGTCTAATAGTGATGGTGACAAGTCTAAAAGTGATGGTGACAAGTCTAAAAGTGATGGTGACAAGTCTAATAGTGATGGTGACAAGTCAAAACACAGATGCTAACGACCACTTTCTTACATTAGCTCCCACAGTTGCGTTTAACTGCCAGCTCGTCGTTGAAGACTTCAAGGGCCACACTTTGCAAAGTTTAAAAGGAAGGTCTAACGCACATTTGTTACAGAGTTGTTGGGATAAGGAATGATAATGTTCGgaacaacaaaacaaaagtcacccAGTTAGCTTACTCGCTAGCTGTCAAGTTAGCCTCGCAGCTCGCTAACGTTAACACAACAACTAGATATAATCTACTAGTTATTAGGTGCACCAAGTCAAACAAAGGACAAAATGTGAATAAGAGAAAGATAACTTACTGGCTAGCACAAAGGGCTAATGTGGTTAGCACAGATGCTAACATGGTGAAGCTAGTCAGGTGATCTTAGTTGGAAGTCAAGTCTTAAAGACCATGCAAGACTCTCCTCTGTAACTACGAGTCAAACGTACGACAGCCGCGTGTGGTCATACCTTCGTGTCCCCGCTGTGTCGGCGTCAATAGCTGCCTTTGCGCCGCTGCTGCAGGCCTCCCTCCGTCAGTCTGCTGCTGCTACTCTTTCTGCTCCATCTTGCTACACAACACATAGTGCCGCAATTACCCACTTTTCTGCCTGTACGCAAACACATCacagcccctccccctcccccagcCGAGCAGGGTCGGGCTGAGTTATGATGGAGCaaaattcattgattgattgattgattgattgaatcttttattagtagattgcacagtacagtacatattccgtacaattgaccactaaatggtaacaccccaataagtttttcaacgtgtttaagtcggggtccacgttaatcaattcatggtacaaattagggctgcaactaacgattaatttgataatcgattaatctgtctattattacttcgattaatcgattaataatcggataaaagagacaaactacatttctatcctttccagtattttattgaaaaaaaaacagcatactggcaccatacttattttgattattgtttctcagctgtttgtaaatgttgcagtttataaataaagatttattaaaagcgcatagcatagatccaacgaatcgatgactaaattaatcggcaactatttttataatcgattttaatcgatttaatcgattagttgttgcagttatggcggtcatttacgttaaggaagtagtttgacatgtacttcggtatcagggaggtgtagcggattttatagaccaggctcagtgcaagttgttttactctgtcctccaccctgagccagcccactttggagaagtgggtaggtgtgaggtgtgatctggggtggaggtctggaagtaatctgactagcttgttctgagatgtttggagtttagatttgagggttttggaggtgctagggtaccaggaggtgcatgcgtaattgaaaaagggttgaacgagagttcccgccagaatcctcaaggtgcttttgttgaccagagaggagattctgtagagaaatatcGTTCGTAGGTTGACCTTTctgatgaccttggttgccattttatcccaggaaaggttagcctctagaatggaacctaggtaggtgacctcatctttcctggtgacaacaatgtcacccacttttatagtgaagtcactgactttcttaaggttgatgtgggacccaaacaggatggattctgttttacccaagtggatgcatagcttgttgtcagcgagccaggtgcaagttctacacagctcagcactgaggattttctccacctgtgacttgtccttgtctgataccagcagggcagagtcatccacaAACAAAAAAGATTCacagtcgcgccgtcgatcgctggaacgcaggtgagcacgggtgttgatgagcagatgagggctggctggcgtaggtggatagctaatgtttttagcatagctctgtgaggtcctgttgctaagttagcttcaatggcgtcgttagcaacagcattgttaagcttcacaaggctggaaagcattaaccgtgtagttacatgtccatggtttaatagtattgttgattttctatctatccttccagtcaggggtttatttcttttgtttctatatccagttaagcccgatgctatcacgttagctccgtagctaaagagcttcgccgatgtattgtcgtggagataaaagtcactgtgaatgtccatttcgcgttctcgactctcattttcaagaggatatagtatcccaggtggtttaaaatacaaatccgtgatccacaatagaaaaaggagaaagtgtggaatccaatgagccagcttgtacctaagttacggtcagagcgaaaaaagatacgtcctgcactgcactctagtccttcactctcacgttcctcatccacaaatctttcatcctggctcaaattaatggtgtaatcgtcactttctcggtccgaatctctctcgctgctggtgtaaacaatggggaaatgtgaggagcctttcaacctgtgacgtcacgctacttccgctacaggcaaggcttttttatcagcgagcaaaagttgcgaactttatcgtcgatgttctctactaaatcctttcagcaaaaatatggcaatatcgcgaaatgatcaagtatgacacatagaatggatctgctatccccgtttaaataaaaacatttaattttagtaggcctttaattgagaggttaattatgtgtgtgatgattgcGGCAATAAATACTGCTATAATAAGTTATACGTTTCTCAGCCCTTAAAAATAGaattagaactttactttaaaacgctttctacctctaacaagcaaaaagctgtgaaaactatgatgctgtgctccaaatgtggattatttacggaacttgcgtgagcctatggctttacactttgttacacttatatattttgcattgtattttagttactttattgagttacaACCCCCTGCCGCTGTTTTGTACTggttctgtacttgttttgttcattattatttctaaaaaaaagaaataataataaaaaatatataaagaataaaaatttttaaaaaacactgcGAGGAATATTTGGTATCTTTGTGACGGTAATCCCTTCAAATTGGAGGACTTTTCATCATCCAACATCTAGTTCAtatactgcaggggtcaccaacctttttgaaagcaagagctacttcttgggtagtgattaatgcgaagggctaccagtttgatacacacttaaataaattgccagaaatagccaatttgctcaatttacctttaactctatgttattattaataattaatgatatttacacttaattgaacggtttaaaagaggagaaaacacgaaaaaaatgacaattaaattttgaaacatagtttatcttcaatttcaactctttaaaattaaaaattcaaccgagaaaaagaagagaaaaactagctaattcgaatctttttgaaaaaatgtaaaaaataatttatggaacatcattagtaatttttcctgattaagattaattttagaattttgatgacatgttttaaataggttaaaatccaatctgcacttcgttagaatatataacaaattggaccaagctatatttctaacaaagacaaatcattatttcttctagatttccagaacaaaaattttaaaagaaattcaaaagactttgaaataagatttaaatttgattctacagattttctagatttgccagaataattttttttgaattttaatcataataagtttgaagaaatatttcacaaatattattcgtcgaaaaaccagaagctaaaatgaagaattaaatcaaaatgtatttattattctttgcaataaaaaaaataaatgtacttgaacattaatttaaattgtcaggaaagaacaggaaggaatttaaaaggtaaaaaggtatatgtgtttaaaaatcctaaaatcatttttaaggttgtattttttctctaaaattgtctttctgaaagttataagaagcaaagtaaaaaaaataatgaatttatttaaacaagtgaagaccaagtctttaaaatattttcttggattttcaaattctatttgagttttgtctctcttagaattaaaaatgccggaaaagcgagaccagcttgctagtaaataaatacaatttaaaaaatagaggcagctcactggtaagtgctgctatttgagctatttttagaacaggccagcgggctactcatctggtccttacgggctacctggtgcccgcgttggtgacccctgatatactgTATACCTCTGAGGAGATGCAGATCAGTGAGAGGTTCTTGGAATGTATTTTCTTCAAAACAAACTGACAAAGCGTGATAAAAAAGAATCATGTTAGGAGCAAAACAATACAACAAAAGGAGAATGACATGAAAAGTAAGAAAAGCACAGTGAATAGTAACATTGTTCAGTTATTAGGTTACATAACGACGTCCTTCTAATGACCATTTATTGTTTTCAGAGTGACACAACATGGCGGACGCTGCGTTGGTCCAGTCGCAAGCTTGTGGCCCTCCTTCAAGAGTTGTGGCTGCACGACACATTACTCCTCCTGCAGAAGCAAATGGCTTGGAAGAAGTGGCAATGGCAGGTAGAACAGGTCTCGCAGCATCCCTGGTGAGGCAGGCAGCTCTGGCCCAGCTGGGAGCAGGTGGGCCTGCCAGGGTTTGAGGACACCTTGGTAGGCAGGTAGTCCCTTGGAGGGTCTGGCATCCCTTTAGGGCTCTGGGGACAGATATAGAGAGGTTGTAAACAGGTTGTAAAGAGGGTAGAAGTAGAAATCAACCTCACAGAAGTCCGAGTTCTGCCGCCTACAAATGTCTTAAATAAGTTAGGGTTATTGAAATGTCCAATTTGTAAACAGGCTAAAACAAACAACTTCATACATGTCAACTTTGTGTTTTAGGTGACAAAAACTACTGGTATGGTCAACAAGATCCTCCCTCACCGCTCATtagagtcttcaataaaggttACAGTTATGTTAAATGTACATTTATCCTTTTAATTTGTCATTTTTGTACGTGTTCTGCCCCTGAAACGACCATGATTGTCTATAGAAAGTCTTTTGTGTTGACATCTTGGAATGCATTAAGTGGATTTTATTGTTTCCAACCAGAAAAATTGTTTCGGTTCCTTTACGATTCAGTTTTCAACGGACCCTTTGCAACAGAATAAGAAGAAAGACCGAGGTACGGCTGCATGTAACCACGGTGACAGTACATGaagataataacaataacaatacttgCCATCATGTGAAGTCTCTGCTGTTCGTATTGTGCTCTCCTGGCAAACATGATCTTGTGTCGGTCTGTGGAGAGAACACTTCTTTAGAACACTTCTTTAGAACACTTCTTTAGAACACTTCATTAGAACACTTCTTTAGAACACTTCTTTAGAACACTTCATTAGAACACTTCATTAGAACACTTCTTTAGAACACTTCTTTAGAACACTTCATTAGAACACTTCTTTAGAACACTTCATTAGAACACTTCATTAGAACACTTCTTTAGAACACTTCATTAGAACACTTCTTTAGAACACTTCTTTAGAACACTTCATTAGAACACTTCTTTAGAACACTTCTTTAGAACACTTCATTAGAACACTTCATTAGAACACTTCTTTAGAACACTTCTTTAGAACACTTCATTAGAACACTTCTTTAGAACACTTCATTAGAACACTTCATTAGAACACTTCTTTAGAACACTTCATTAGAACACTTCTTTAGAACACTTCAACTTGATGTTCAAACTGCTGCTCCAAAGCTGTCAGGGTACATCAAAAGTAATGTGTATTATCTTGGTATAAACAGGACGGGTCAAAGAGCCAAATTTAAGTTCAGCAAATTAAGATAAAACAATTCAATGTTTTTAGATTCTGACAGAAAATTcttgtcttttatttattttttaggtgACTTCTTGAGATGGGCACTAGAGGGCCTCAAAGGGATTGTCAAAGCACTTCCCAGCTCACTGGACCCTGGGACTGTCCCTGgaactgtgttctccatacttgtaaactgtgttctccatacttgtaaactgtgttctccatacttgtaaactgtgttctccatacttgtaaactgtgttctccatacttgtaaactgtgttctccatacttgtaaactgtgttctccatacttgtaaactgtgttctccatacttgtaaactgtgttctccatacttgtgaactgtgttctccatacttgtaaactgtgttctccatacttgtgaactgtgttctccatacttgtaaactgtgttctccatacttgtgaactgtgttctccatacttgtaaactgtgttctccatacttgtaaactgtgttctccatacttgtaaactgtgttctccatacttgtaaactgtgttctccatacttatgaactgtgttctccatacttgtaaactgtgttctccatacttgtaaactgtgttctccatacttgtaaactgtgttctccatacttgtgaactgtgttctccatacttgtaaactgtgttctccatacttgtaaactgtgttctccatacttgtaaactgtgttctccatacttgtaaactgtgttctccatacttgtaaactgtgttctccatacttgtaaactgtgttctccatactgtgttctccatacttgtaaactgtgttctccatacttgtaaactgtgttctccatacttgtaaactgtgttctccatacttgtgaactgtgttctccatacttgtaaactgtgttctccatacttgtaaactgtgttctccatacttgtaaactgtgttctccatacttgtaaactgtgttctccatacttgtaaactgtgttctccatactgtgttctccatacttgtaaactgtgttctccatacttgtaaactgtgttctccatacttgtaaactgtgttctccatacttgtaaactgtgttctccatacttgtaaactgtgttctccatacttgtaaactgtgttctccatacttgtaaactgtgttctccatacttgtaaactgtgttttccatacttgtaaactgtgttctccatacttgtgaactgtgttctccatacttgtgaactgtgttctccatacttgtaaactgtgttctccatacttgtaaactgtgttctccatacttgtaaactgtgttctccatacttgtaaactgtgttctccatacttgtaaactgtgttctccatacttgtaaactgtgttctccatacttgtaaactgtgttctccatacttataaactgtgttctccatacttgtaaactgtgttctccatacATGTAAACTAAAATGTGTCAAACAGGTCAAAGTGTGGCAAATAAAGTCTTTTTGTATTTTACCCATCATGCTTGGTGGTGTATTTAAATGAAAGTTCATACTTTCTGTTCATACAGAAAGTATGAACTTTCTGTGTTGGTTTTGAATGATTTGCACCATAGGTGGGAAAGGTTGTCTTAATATTGATGCTATGCACTTTGAGGAAGGTGTAATGTTCAATGTCAATGATAGCAGCACATTTGCAATGTTTAGAATTGAATATTCTTAAGAATATACAATATAGGAATATTAGTGAAGTCTGGCTTTTAGCGTTCTGGAAATATGGGCCCTAAAACAGTTTATTTGAATGTTCTACAGTATGTTCACAGgtagtgtgcctctgattggctcgccagtgtATGACCATGcatgtgacccagaccgctctggctgcagtgccctctgctggttgttcacaTTCAAACTCGGTCAcatggtttgtggtaggaatgtcgcatcgacacaaaagcaaaaaagacatccacatatgcaaattcaatacaaatacaaatacaaaatcaagcatatttatattcaaatctcaaaaatatatttacaaatgcacgtttattcatacaaattcttgatttatttgtatgtcacatttttatatttatacattttatttgtatatattttcaaatctcaaaaacatatttacaaatacgcgtttatttatacactttttgttttgcttttgtatatcacatttgtatttgtatatttattaatatatgcatatgtatgaatatcatattgatatatgtatataagttgatgtgagacaattccaCTTCCATAGTTTTAATTTATGCAAAttcaattaatttaattaatgcaAACTGAAGTGTCTCTGATAATTTCTTGATAATTTTGTAAATCTTACATCTTTTATTTTCGTATAACAGGACAGACAGTAAACCTGCGTTCAGGTTTTTGCAACACATCTGCAAACAATCAGTCTGCATCGTAAAAAGGAACTCTTGTTATGCAACAGCTGCATTAGTTCACCCTCAGTCTTATCTTACATCTTACAGAAATCCACATGTATAATAATGTAAGGTTATTTTTATGATGTAATAAAAGTACTTCGTACATGTACATTTATCAAAAACATAAAAGTACTTGACATTAATTGAAAACACAAGGAAAACAGTTAATAATGCCAATGTTAGGACATAATACACCAATTACAATATCAAATATAAAAAATCCacctttacaaagataataattCTCATTTTGATTAAAAGTATTTCAACCATATGTTGATACTTCATACTGAGAGTTGTGTGTAATAGTGTAGCTACAGGAGCTAAAAACTATCAAGTAAATATAATAAAGCAAATGCCCCAAATAGTAAACAAATGTTCTTTTATCCTGGCAATGTTGCTTtgtgttctatttatttattttttaatctcctGAAAAGAAAACAAACTGAAATATAACAATAGgtagaatattaataataataccattCATCTTAGTATTAGTTTTTTCTATCACTAATCAAAATGTTAGAGATACTTACAATACAATGAAAGATGGTTTGTTTTGTTATACTAATTATTAACCACCGTGCAGACATTATTAGTCTATAGTTATACTAATTATTAACCACCGTGCAGACATTATTAGTCTATAGTTATACTAATTATTAACCACCGTGCAGACATTATTAGTCTATAGTTATACTAATTATTAACCACCGTGCAGACATTATTAGTCTATAGTTATACTAATTATTAACCACCGTGCAGACATTATTAGTCTATAGTTATACTAATTATTAACCACCGTGCAGACATTATTAGTCTATAGTTATACTAATTATTAACCACCGTGCAGACATTATTAGTCTATAGTTATACTAATTATTAACCACCGTGCAGACATTATTAGTCTATAGTTATACTAATTATTAACCACCGTGCAGACATTATTAGTCTATAGTTATACTAATTATTAACCACCGTGCAGACATTATTAGTCTATAGTTATACTAATTATTAACCAGTGTGCAGACATTATAAGTTTATAGTTTATACGTCACGCATGTTTTCTTGCCAAGACAACTGAGGAAAAAACATGGGTCATGTCTCACCTGCTCTCTTGGATATTTTAGTCAAAACATGGGTCATGTCTCACCTGCTCTCCTGGATATTTTAGTCAAAACATGGGTAATGTCTCACCTGCTCTCTTGGATATTTTAGTCAAAACATGGGTCATGTCTCACCTGCTCTCCTGGATATTTTAGTCAAAACATGGGTCATGTCTCACCTGCTCTCCTGGATATTTTAGTCAAAACATGGGTCATGTCTCACCTGCTCTCTTGGATATTTTAGTCAAAACATGGGTAATGTCTCACCTGCTCTCCTGGATATTTTAGTCAAAACATGGGTCATGTCTCACCTGCTCTCTTGGATATTTTAGTCAAAACATGGGTCATGTCTCACCTGCTCTCCTGGATATTTTAGTCAAAACATGGGTAATGTCTCACCTGCTCTCTTGGATATTTTAGTCAAAACATGGGTCATGTCTCACCTGCTCTCCTGGATATTTTAGTCAAAACATGGGTCATGTCTCACCTGCTCTCCTGGATATTTTAGTCAAAACATGGGTAATGTCTCACCTGCTCTCCTGGATATTTTAGTCAAAACATGGGTAATGTCTCACCTGCTCTCCTGGATATTTTAGTCAAAACATGGGTAATGTCTCACCTGCTCTCCTGGATATTTTAGTCAAAACATGGGTCATGTCTCACCTGCTCTCCTGGATATTTTAGTCAAACTGATGCCATCGCTTTGAAGATCGTTCCTGGTGAGAAGTCCTCCGCTCACCAGATGAAGAAGACACAAGAACAGCACTGACAACTTCATCTTCATCCTGCAAACATCGACTTTCCTCTGGCATCACaaggctacacacacacacacacacacacacacacacacacacacacacacacacacacacacacacacacacacacacacacacacacacacacacacacacacacacacacacacacacacacacacacacacagagagagagagagaacacgCCTCTTTCTGTCCTCCGCCTTGTTGAGTAAAAAAAAGCAGCACCTTGTGAGTGACGCTGAGTTCCAGGAGATGTTGGAGTTGTCTAGAATGTTCTCTGAGTGGAGCAGACTGAGAGGCGAAGATGTTGGAGTTGTCTAGAA
It includes:
- the LOC133629698 gene encoding agouti-signaling protein-like — protein: MFARRAQYEQQRLHMMSPKGMPDPPRDYLPTKVSSNPGRPTCSQLGQSCLPHQGCCETCSTCHCHFFQAICFCRRSNVSCSHNS